In Geotalea uraniireducens, the genomic window TTCGGGATCCTTGAAAGAATAATAGCGAAAATTCGATACCATGAGAAAAGCAAGCAGGTAGATCAAGACCAGGATCGCAACCTTTTTGTAAGAGCTGGGCCAGCCGAAATGATAGAAAAGCAAGACTGTTGCCGACACCATGCTGGCTGCCGCAGGAATAGGCAGCCCGACAAAACGCTTGTTCTCAACAGTATTGACCTGAACGTTGAACCGCGCCAAACGCAAAGCCCCGCAGACTACGAACAGAAAGGCCGCAAGCCAGCCCAGCCGACCGAACGGCTGCAGTGCCCATTTGTACATAAGCAGGCCCGGGGCGACGCCAAAAGAGACCAAGTCGGCCAACGAATCGTATTCGACCCCGAACTTGCTCGACGTACCGGTAAGACGTGCCACCTTCCCGTCCAGACCATCGAAAATGGAAGAGGCCAGAATCCACAATGCCGCCGACTTGAAATCACCGTTCATCGTGGCAACCATGCCGTAGAACCCGGCAAAGAGGCTGCCCGTCGTGAACAGGTTGGGAAGGATGTAAATTCCTTTCCGCATGCTTTCCGTCATGTCGATCTTTTCACCGTTCATGGCAACAGCCCCAAAATGGTCTCGCCGGCAATCGTTTTATCGCCCATTTTCACTTGGACGGCAACCTCACGGGGGAGGTAAACATCAAGGCGTGAGCCGAAACGAATCAGGCCGTAGCGCTTTCCTCTGACAAGACGGTCGCCTTTCGTCACATAGCAGACGATCCGCCGCGCAATCAGACCGGCGACCTGAACGACGACGATTCTTGTCCCCCTGTCGTTTCTGACGATCAGACCACTCTGCTCATTCTCAAAAGAGGCCCGCTGATCGCGCACATCAAGAAATTTTCCCTTCACATAGAAGGAATCCTCAACCGTGCCCGTCATTGGTACCCGGTTAATGTGGACGTTGAAGACCGACATAAAAATGCTGATCTTGGTCATCTCTTCGCCAAGGTGTTCCTCTCGGGCCGGCCCCAGGTAAATCACGACCCCGTCCGCCGGAGCAATAATTGCCCGGTCATCGGCCGGGGCATTCCGCACCGGGTTCCGGAAGAAGAAGGCGACAAACCCTGTCAAAATGAGCGAAACGAGGGCAAAGATCCAGCAAAAAGGGATTGCTCCGGCGAGAAGCACCAGCACTACGGTTACAAGCCCGGTTCCGGCAAGAAAGGGAATTCCTTCCACCGCAATAGGCGACTTCTCATTACGCATCAGGCAACCTCATTCGATATAATTCCTGCCGAAAGGCTTCGGCAGGGCAAACTATAAAGAGGCCGGAGCCGGCGACGACAAAAGAGCGCTCCGAATCCGGCCTCACCTACTGTTCAGAACGGGGGATCAGTTCTTCGTCTTGTCAACGATTTTCGAAGCACCAATCCACGACATCATGGAACGAAGCCGGGCACCGACCTCTTCGATCTGATGCTCCGCCCCTTTCCGGCGCAGGGCGTTGAAAACCGGTTTGTTGGCTTTGTTCTCCAACATCCACTCCTTGGCGAACTCGCCATCCTGAATCTCGGAGAGAATTTTCTTCATTTCTGCCTTGGTCGCGTCGGTCACCACCCGCGGGCCGCGGGTCAGGTCACCGTACTCGGCGGTATTCGAGATGGAATACCGCATGTTGGCAATACCACCTTCATAGATCAGATCGACAATGAGCTTGGTTTCGTGAAGACACTCGAAGTAGGCCATTTCCGGCGCATACCCGGCTTCGACGAGCGTTTCGAAACCGGCCTGGATCAGGGCAGCAATACCACCGCAAAGCACGGCCTGCTCACCGAAAAGATCGGTTTCCGTCTCTTCCTTGAAGGAAGTTTCAATGACGCCGGCGCGACCACCGCCATTCGCCGAAGCATAAGCGAGGGCAACGTCTTTCGAATTGCCGGCAGGATCGTGATGAACGGCGATCAGGCTCGGCACCCCGCCCCCCTTGGTGTATTCGTGGCGAACCAGGTGGCCCGGGCCTTTCGGGGCGATCATGATGACATTGACATCGGGACGAGGAACGATCTGCCCGAAATGAATGTTGAACCCGTGGCTGAAAGCAAGATAGGCACCCTGTTTCAGGTAAGGGCCGATCTCCTCGCGATAGACGTCACCCTGGATTTCGTCGGGGAGGAGAATCATCACCACGTCGGCAATCTTGACCGCCTCGATGGTCGGCAACACCGTAAGACCGGCGTTGGTCGCCTTGCTGACCGAAGTCGAGTCGGGGCGAAGACCAACCACCACGTCAATCCCCGAATCCTTCAGATTATTGGCATGGGCATGACCCTGGGAACCATAGCCGATAATGGCGACCTTCTTCCCTTTGAGTACGCCCAGATTACAGTCCTTGTCGTAATAAATCTTCATTACCTTCCTCCTGACTTTATAGTTTGCAACCTGCACCCGGTAACGCGGGCAACAGCATCAATCCTACCCCTTCCAACCCTTGGCCCCGCGGCCGATGGCAACCGGCCCCGTTCTGACCAACTCCTTCAGGCCGAGCGGCCGCAGCAGTTCGAGGATCGCATCGATCTTCGAAGGGGAACCGGTCGCTTCGATCGTGTATGATTTGGGAGTTACATCGATAATCTTGGCCCGGAAAATATCGGCGATCCTCAGGACTTCGGCACGATGTGCCTCTTCGGCAGTGACCTTCACCAAGGCCATCTCCCGTTCGATCGCGCTGCCGTCGGTAAAATCAATGACTTTGATAATATCGATCAACTTGTTGAGTTGCTTGCTGATCTGTTCGAGGATCTGCTCATCGCCGCGGGTCACGATCGTCATGCGGGATATTGTCTCATCGTTGGTCGGGGCCACTGATAACGAGTCAATATTGAAGCCGCGGCCGGAAAAAAGACCGGCGACACGGGACAGCACCCCAAACTCATTTTCCACCAGGACGGTGATCGTATGTCTCATTAAGGAAACCTCCGGAGGCTTCGTATATTATCTGGCGCAGCGCTGCATAGATCACTGCGGCTAAGAGTCGGTCCGACGTATCAGGCGTTCAGCACCATTTCATTCAACGATGCGCCGGCGGGCACCATCGGCAACACCTTCTCCTCCCGGGCAATCTTGAATTCCATGATCACCGGCCCCGGCGTAGCAAAGGCCTTTTTGATCGTCTCTTCCACTTCATCGGGCTTCGTTGCCTGAAATCCCTTCGCGCCGAAGGCTTCGGCCAGTTTGATAAAATCGATGGGAAGTTCGAGGCAGGTCTGGGAGTACCGTTTGTCGAAGAACAACTCCTGCCACTGCCGAACCATCCCGAGGAAGTTATTGTTGAGGATGCAAATCTTGACCGGGAGCCGATTCTGGACCAATGTCGCCAATTCCTGCATGTTCATCTGGAAACCGCCATCGCCGCAGATAGTGATAACCTGACGGTCGGGAAAGGCTGCCTGCGCCCCCATGGCAGCGGGCAAGCCGAAGCCCATGGTGCCAAGACCTCCCGAAGAGAGCAGCGTCCTCGGCTTGGTGAAGGTGAAGAATTGAGCGGTCCACATCTGGTGCTGACCGACGTCAGTGGCAATTATGGCATCTTTATCACTCAGTTCGCGGAGTTTCTGGATGACGAACTGGGGCTTGATGATCGACGAGGTCTGCTTGTAACCGATGGGATGCTTCTCTTTCCAGGCCGCAATCTCCGCATGCCACGGTTTCAACCCGGCCCGATACTCTTCGATCTTGCTCCCATGCTCTTCAACCGCTTTGAGCATCTTACTCAGCACGTCTTTCAGCTGGCCAACGATCGGCAGGTCGACCCGCACATTCTTACGAATGGAAGTTGGGTCAACATCTATATGGATAATCTTGGCATGCGGGGCAAAGGTGGCAATTTTCCCCGTTACCCGGTCATCGAAGCGGGCACCTGCCGCTATCAGCAGGTCACAATTGGTGACTGCCATATTTGCGAAATAGGTACCATGCATCCCCAACAGCTTGAGTGAAAGCGGGTCATCTTCCGGGAACGCGC contains:
- the ilvB gene encoding biosynthetic-type acetolactate synthase large subunit; amino-acid sequence: MKMTGARILLECLKLEGVDTVFGYPGGTVINLYDELFNFREIRHILPRHEQAGVHAADGYARATGRVGVAIATSGPGATNTVTGIATAYMDSIPLVVITGQVPTGLIGNDAFQEVDIVGITRPCTKHNFLVKDVKDIPTIVKKAFYIARSGRPGPVLVDLPKDVQIATDTFHYPDSIELRSYKPTVEGHPRQIEKAVAMLFASRRPVLYVGGGVISADVSEDLCALARQMGIPVTTTLMGLGAFPEDDPLSLKLLGMHGTYFANMAVTNCDLLIAAGARFDDRVTGKIATFAPHAKIIHIDVDPTSIRKNVRVDLPIVGQLKDVLSKMLKAVEEHGSKIEEYRAGLKPWHAEIAAWKEKHPIGYKQTSSIIKPQFVIQKLRELSDKDAIIATDVGQHQMWTAQFFTFTKPRTLLSSGGLGTMGFGLPAAMGAQAAFPDRQVITICGDGGFQMNMQELATLVQNRLPVKICILNNNFLGMVRQWQELFFDKRYSQTCLELPIDFIKLAEAFGAKGFQATKPDEVEETIKKAFATPGPVIMEFKIAREEKVLPMVPAGASLNEMVLNA
- the ilvC gene encoding ketol-acid reductoisomerase produces the protein MKIYYDKDCNLGVLKGKKVAIIGYGSQGHAHANNLKDSGIDVVVGLRPDSTSVSKATNAGLTVLPTIEAVKIADVVMILLPDEIQGDVYREEIGPYLKQGAYLAFSHGFNIHFGQIVPRPDVNVIMIAPKGPGHLVRHEYTKGGGVPSLIAVHHDPAGNSKDVALAYASANGGGRAGVIETSFKEETETDLFGEQAVLCGGIAALIQAGFETLVEAGYAPEMAYFECLHETKLIVDLIYEGGIANMRYSISNTAEYGDLTRGPRVVTDATKAEMKKILSEIQDGEFAKEWMLENKANKPVFNALRRKGAEHQIEEVGARLRSMMSWIGASKIVDKTKN
- a CDS encoding phosphatidylserine decarboxylase family protein yields the protein MRNEKSPIAVEGIPFLAGTGLVTVVLVLLAGAIPFCWIFALVSLILTGFVAFFFRNPVRNAPADDRAIIAPADGVVIYLGPAREEHLGEEMTKISIFMSVFNVHINRVPMTGTVEDSFYVKGKFLDVRDQRASFENEQSGLIVRNDRGTRIVVVQVAGLIARRIVCYVTKGDRLVRGKRYGLIRFGSRLDVYLPREVAVQVKMGDKTIAGETILGLLP
- the pssA gene encoding CDP-diacylglycerol--serine O-phosphatidyltransferase; amino-acid sequence: MNGEKIDMTESMRKGIYILPNLFTTGSLFAGFYGMVATMNGDFKSAALWILASSIFDGLDGKVARLTGTSSKFGVEYDSLADLVSFGVAPGLLMYKWALQPFGRLGWLAAFLFVVCGALRLARFNVQVNTVENKRFVGLPIPAAASMVSATVLLFYHFGWPSSYKKVAILVLIYLLAFLMVSNFRYYSFKDPELIKRQPFAFLVLAVLLLIVIAAEPVKMLFIIFLCYIASGIVGFVMTWPRRRRLEKMIHNKHHREDR
- the ilvN gene encoding acetolactate synthase small subunit — its product is MRHTITVLVENEFGVLSRVAGLFSGRGFNIDSLSVAPTNDETISRMTIVTRGDEQILEQISKQLNKLIDIIKVIDFTDGSAIEREMALVKVTAEEAHRAEVLRIADIFRAKIIDVTPKSYTIEATGSPSKIDAILELLRPLGLKELVRTGPVAIGRGAKGWKG